A window of the Candidatus Neomarinimicrobiota bacterium genome harbors these coding sequences:
- a CDS encoding zf-TFIIB domain-containing protein, giving the protein MHCPKCKGYMKSIKYEYVQVERCTKCYGIWFDRFELQDLKQLSGSEVIDMGDPELGKQQNQNIDAVCPRCDIAMTPEADKRQAHIHYERCPDCKGVYFDAGEFRDYKELTVGEFFKSFFNRSNN; this is encoded by the coding sequence ATGCATTGTCCCAAATGTAAGGGTTATATGAAAAGTATTAAGTACGAGTATGTTCAGGTTGAACGCTGTACGAAATGCTATGGGATCTGGTTCGACAGATTTGAATTACAGGATTTGAAACAATTATCCGGTTCTGAAGTGATTGATATGGGAGATCCCGAGCTCGGTAAACAACAGAACCAGAATATTGATGCAGTTTGTCCAAGATGCGACATTGCCATGACCCCTGAGGCTGACAAGAGGCAGGCTCACATCCATTATGAACGTTGTCCTGATTGCAAAGGTGTCTACTTTGATGCCGGTGAATTCAGGGATTATAAAGAATTGACCGTCGGCGAATTCTTTAAATCCTTCTTTAACCGATCGAACAACTAG